One genomic window of Clostridium taeniosporum includes the following:
- a CDS encoding tyrosine-type recombinase/integrase: MRVETVISKQIKRRYILIDDNGEIVEPVLKFLKYRDNIGNARNTLRAYCYHLKLYFEFLNQINVNYLNIDIDQMAKFIGWLQTPEGVYNVSYLNIQESKRNNRTINTIINTVLLFYDYLLRHDESQISILGNLKEKMSYSKRGYKDFLYHINKDKGFMANIIKLKVPKSKPKTLDKQQIQTILNNCTNVRDYFLLRLLWESSIRIGEALSLWIEDFNISETKIEIKDRGELENYSEIKTVNSPRCIDVSCELMNDFMNYIAEMHDDNVNTNFVFIKLTGINKYKPMEYQDVVSLFNRLKKKTKIDVNPHMLRHSSLTELKRLGWEAEFLRIRAGHKHIQTTLQMYIHLSDDDLRKEWEEVEKNMKIKSNRSDTSEFE; this comes from the coding sequence ATGAGAGTTGAGACAGTTATTAGTAAACAGATTAAAAGAAGATATATTTTAATAGATGACAATGGAGAAATTGTAGAACCAGTATTAAAATTTCTTAAGTATAGAGATAATATTGGAAATGCTAGAAATACACTAAGAGCTTATTGTTATCATTTAAAATTATACTTTGAATTCTTAAATCAAATTAATGTTAATTATTTAAATATAGATATTGATCAAATGGCTAAATTTATAGGATGGCTTCAAACTCCTGAAGGAGTTTATAACGTTAGTTATCTTAATATTCAAGAAAGTAAACGTAACAATAGAACAATTAATACAATTATTAATACTGTGTTATTATTTTATGATTATTTATTAAGACATGATGAATCTCAAATATCTATATTAGGAAATTTAAAAGAAAAGATGTCATATTCAAAGCGTGGATATAAAGATTTTTTATATCACATTAATAAAGATAAAGGTTTTATGGCAAACATAATTAAACTTAAAGTTCCAAAATCAAAGCCAAAGACATTAGATAAACAACAAATTCAAACCATATTAAATAATTGCACTAATGTACGAGATTATTTCCTTTTAAGATTACTATGGGAGAGTTCAATCCGAATAGGCGAAGCCTTAAGTTTGTGGATAGAAGATTTTAATATCTCAGAAACAAAAATTGAAATAAAAGATAGAGGTGAACTTGAAAATTATTCTGAAATAAAAACAGTTAATAGTCCAAGATGTATTGATGTTAGTTGTGAACTGATGAATGACTTTATGAATTATATTGCTGAAATGCATGATGATAATGTAAATACAAATTTTGTGTTTATTAAACTAACGGGAATAAATAAATATAAACCTATGGAATATCAAGATGTTGTATCTCTCTTTAATAGATTAAAAAAGAAAACTAAAATAGATGTTAATCCTCACATGTTAAGACATTCTTCACTTACCGAATTGAAAAGATTAGGATGGGAAGCTGAATTCTTAAGAATTCGAGCCGGACATAAACATATTCAAACAACGTTACAAATGTACATCCATCTTAGCGACGATGATTTAAGAAAGGAATGGGAAGAAGTTGAGAAGAATATGAAGATTAAATCTAATAGGAGTGATACAAGTGAATTTGAATAA
- a CDS encoding ERF family protein, with protein MNLQQKLIEIRKDVVEFTKDTKGYGYQYVSGSQAIRKIRTKMDELGVLLIPSCVGLDNHETFDYTNDKGKEKTDFIVNGDMTYTWQNADNPEETISVPWKYYGAQDDISKAFGSALTYSERYFILKFFQAPTDGDDPDGRNTGNRAVTRKSSSNKTYKCKCCGSNVPENVAKYSYQKFDKQILCMDCQKKNK; from the coding sequence GTGAATTTGCAACAAAAATTAATAGAAATAAGAAAAGATGTAGTTGAGTTTACTAAAGATACAAAAGGATATGGATATCAATATGTTAGTGGAAGTCAAGCTATAAGAAAAATTAGAACCAAGATGGACGAGTTAGGAGTTCTATTAATTCCTTCATGTGTTGGTTTAGATAACCATGAAACTTTTGATTACACAAATGATAAAGGAAAGGAAAAAACTGATTTTATAGTTAATGGAGATATGACTTATACATGGCAAAATGCAGATAATCCAGAAGAAACAATATCAGTGCCATGGAAGTATTATGGTGCTCAAGATGATATATCTAAAGCTTTTGGTTCGGCATTAACTTATTCAGAAAGATATTTCATTCTTAAGTTTTTTCAAGCACCAACAGATGGTGATGATCCAGATGGTAGAAATACAGGAAATAGAGCAGTAACTAGGAAGTCATCTTCAAATAAAACTTATAAGTGTAAATGCTGTGGTTCTAATGTACCAGAAAATGTTGCTAAGTATAGCTATCAAAAATTTGATAAACAAATACTTTGCATGGATTGTCAAAAGAAAAATAAGTAG
- a CDS encoding host-nuclease inhibitor Gam family protein gives MENTLLKQDLQEERREGFKIENLEGATWAFRKLRAIENKKAEIKAIADEEKARIDSWEQQEIKQYEADKEYFEGLLSSYYVDEKAKDKKFKLSTPYGKVNSRKSKKWIYEDEETLKSYIKENEIEAIKVKEELNKTALKKICKDGVNTETGEILPGVRIEETETITVKAE, from the coding sequence ATGGAAAATACATTATTAAAACAAGATTTACAAGAGGAAAGAAGAGAAGGTTTTAAAATAGAAAATTTAGAAGGTGCAACATGGGCTTTTAGAAAGCTTAGAGCAATAGAAAATAAGAAGGCAGAAATTAAGGCTATAGCAGATGAAGAAAAAGCAAGGATAGATTCATGGGAACAACAAGAAATCAAGCAATATGAAGCTGATAAAGAATATTTTGAAGGTTTACTAAGTTCTTATTATGTTGATGAAAAAGCAAAAGATAAGAAGTTTAAGTTATCTACACCATATGGAAAAGTTAACAGCAGAAAATCTAAAAAATGGATTTATGAAGATGAAGAAACATTAAAGAGTTATATTAAGGAAAATGAAATAGAAGCTATTAAAGTTAAAGAGGAACTTAATAAAACAGCTCTTAAGAAGATTTGTAAAGATGGAGTTAATACTGAAACAGGTGAAATACTTCCAGGAGTAAGAATTGAAGAAACTGAAACTATTACAGTTAAAGCAGAGTAA
- a CDS encoding phage antirepressor N-terminal domain-containing protein: MNELIIRPVDFLGDQLIAIKNEETGKIYTGVSYICKGIGFTKGQKDRQVKNIQEDEILNRGCLKFEAGVIDPNNEVLAIELDFLPLWLAKISITPNMKEEQPQVAKKLVNYQLKAKDILAQTFIHNKPTCIEDILISSLQEMKAIKGDVEAIKQANVETKEEIQGIRDAVTLEPNQWRKDTAALINKIANKLGGFEHIKPVREEAYRLLNNSYGVNLKIRLLNKQKKMALEGTPKYKVNKINYLDVIAEDKKLINGYINIISKLAIKYGVGGLQNK, translated from the coding sequence ATGAATGAATTAATAATAAGGCCTGTAGATTTTTTAGGAGACCAATTGATAGCAATAAAAAATGAGGAAACAGGAAAAATTTATACCGGAGTAAGTTATATATGCAAAGGAATAGGGTTTACTAAAGGTCAAAAAGATAGACAAGTAAAGAATATTCAGGAAGACGAAATCTTAAATAGGGGGTGCCTGAAATTTGAAGCAGGGGTAATTGATCCTAATAATGAGGTTCTAGCAATAGAATTAGATTTTTTGCCACTATGGTTAGCAAAGATTTCAATTACTCCGAACATGAAAGAAGAACAACCTCAGGTTGCTAAGAAATTAGTAAATTATCAATTAAAGGCTAAAGATATACTAGCTCAAACATTTATTCATAACAAACCAACTTGTATAGAAGATATTTTAATATCTAGTTTACAGGAAATGAAAGCAATTAAGGGTGATGTAGAAGCTATAAAACAAGCAAATGTAGAAACCAAAGAAGAAATACAAGGAATAAGAGATGCAGTTACATTAGAACCTAATCAATGGAGAAAAGATACAGCAGCTTTAATAAATAAAATTGCTAATAAGCTAGGAGGGTTTGAACATATTAAACCAGTTAGAGAAGAAGCATATAGGCTTTTGAATAATAGCTATGGTGTAAATCTTAAGATTAGGCTTTTAAATAAACAAAAGAAAATGGCATTAGAAGGTACACCAAAGTATAAAGTTAATAAAATTAATTACTTAGATGTTATAGCAGAAGATAAGAAACTTATTAATGGCTATATAAACATTATTAGTAAGTTAGCAATTAAATATGGGGTTGGAGGTTTACAGAATAAATAA
- a CDS encoding excisionase, with protein sequence MKLHEILQEILGTLKNSQPKATMTVIECSEYMNVSKDKIRELVNKVNTDFPYFKVGAKVLIDKTRLDLWIESIAKEHRKL encoded by the coding sequence ATGAAATTACACGAGATACTACAAGAAATATTAGGGACATTAAAAAATAGTCAGCCTAAAGCAACAATGACTGTTATTGAATGTTCTGAGTATATGAATGTAAGTAAGGATAAAATCAGGGAGTTAGTTAATAAAGTTAATACAGATTTTCCATACTTTAAAGTTGGTGCAAAAGTTTTAATTGACAAGACTAGATTAGATTTATGGATAGAGAGTATAGCAAAAGAACATAGAAAATTATAA
- a CDS encoding helix-turn-helix transcriptional regulator: protein MKNKIHTIIKEKGLKISYVLDKVGLAKSSFYDIMNGKSIPSLANARRICEVLERNLDDVFPEEFKKEDVL from the coding sequence ATGAAGAACAAAATCCATACAATTATTAAAGAAAAAGGATTAAAGATAAGCTATGTCTTAGATAAAGTCGGACTTGCTAAGTCGTCATTTTATGATATTATGAATGGAAAATCTATTCCTAGTTTAGCGAACGCAAGAAGAATTTGTGAAGTTTTAGAAAGAAATTTAGATGATGTATTTCCAGAAGAGTTTAAAAAGGAGGACGTACTGTAA
- a CDS encoding helix-turn-helix domain-containing protein, protein MSLGENIRNIRKNKRYSMMKINELTGLSKSTISDLENDKSSPTSETLQKLANALDVSISDFFDSDIPKSQSKNQLGYLIEQYLCNLNFNIICDSEGNIILDANDAQYEISELDIKDLQKCVDSFIKFKVSEITNKSRKISKINNIPIAAHNDFASDEEQQKLMKEDLDEL, encoded by the coding sequence ATGTCATTAGGTGAAAATATACGTAATATAAGAAAAAATAAAAGGTATTCAATGATGAAAATCAATGAACTTACTGGACTTTCTAAGTCAACTATTAGCGATTTAGAAAATGATAAAAGTAGTCCAACAAGTGAAACACTTCAAAAGTTAGCTAATGCTTTAGACGTATCTATAAGTGATTTTTTTGATTCAGACATTCCTAAAAGTCAATCTAAAAATCAACTTGGGTATTTAATAGAACAGTACTTGTGTAATCTAAACTTTAATATTATATGTGATTCAGAAGGTAATATTATTTTAGATGCTAATGATGCACAATATGAAATATCAGAACTGGATATTAAAGATCTTCAAAAATGTGTAGATTCTTTTATAAAGTTTAAAGTATCTGAAATAACAAATAAGAGTAGAAAAATATCTAAAATTAATAATATACCAATTGCTGCTCATAATGATTTTGCCAGTGATGAAGAACAACAAAAACTTATGAAAGAAGATTTAGACGAACTATAA
- a CDS encoding tyrosine-type recombinase/integrase encodes MAKSGPNYKVNGKEYYRVSLEIGRDATGKRKTKFFTGKTKKEANQKKQEYINKQILGLKDTKTLWFAQTFNSWLFEVVKMSDIKPTTFARYEGLYRNYINDSPLACISIDKIEPMSIQRYYNDLFKKQKKSSSQISYLNKFIRKFFNYCVDCGYIVNNPCSGNKISLPKEKRSEAIAKKVEIFTDDELNKMLNSDDCKIKYISLFSLATGMRRGEVIALKESDIDIKHNEIHIRRTIATTAIFDENNIKTKQTIVQEPKTKNSIRDIPLPNSLKSIIKKAKLIRNEEKFKAGESYSTKNLDYLFLSERGNFINAGNLDKTWAKFLKNIDIPHKKFHTLRHTYATKQFENDIPLKTVSTLLGHGDIGITADIYTHVLKKQKEKSVDILEII; translated from the coding sequence ATGGCTAAAAGTGGCCCCAATTACAAAGTAAATGGTAAAGAGTATTATAGAGTCTCTTTAGAGATTGGAAGGGATGCAACAGGTAAACGTAAAACTAAATTTTTTACTGGTAAAACTAAGAAGGAAGCTAATCAAAAAAAACAAGAATATATAAATAAACAAATTTTAGGTTTAAAAGACACTAAAACTCTATGGTTTGCACAAACATTTAACTCATGGCTTTTTGAAGTGGTTAAAATGTCTGACATAAAACCTACTACATTTGCAAGATATGAAGGCCTATATAGAAATTATATAAATGATTCTCCTCTTGCATGTATAAGTATAGATAAAATCGAGCCTATGTCTATTCAACGTTATTATAATGATTTGTTTAAAAAACAAAAAAAGAGTAGTTCGCAGATAAGTTATTTAAATAAATTTATCAGAAAGTTTTTTAACTATTGTGTGGATTGTGGCTATATAGTTAATAATCCATGTTCAGGTAATAAAATTTCATTACCAAAAGAAAAAAGAAGCGAAGCTATTGCTAAAAAAGTTGAAATTTTTACAGATGATGAACTGAACAAAATGCTGAATTCTGATGATTGCAAAATTAAGTATATTTCTTTATTCTCACTTGCTACTGGAATGAGACGAGGTGAGGTTATTGCCTTGAAAGAAAGTGATATTGATATTAAACATAATGAAATTCACATAAGAAGAACTATAGCAACTACTGCTATATTTGACGAAAATAATATTAAAACAAAACAAACTATTGTTCAAGAACCTAAGACAAAAAATTCAATTCGAGATATACCACTTCCAAACTCACTAAAATCCATAATAAAAAAAGCTAAACTTATAAGAAACGAAGAAAAGTTTAAAGCTGGAGAAAGTTACTCCACTAAAAATTTAGATTATCTATTTTTAAGCGAACGCGGTAATTTTATTAATGCTGGAAACCTGGATAAAACTTGGGCAAAATTTTTAAAAAATATAGATATACCACATAAAAAATTTCATACTCTTAGACATACTTATGCTACAAAACAGTTCGAAAACGATATCCCACTAAAAACTGTTTCAACTTTGCTCGGACATGGTGATATCGGAATAACAGCTGATATTTACACACATGTATTAAAAAAACAGAAAGAAAAATCAGTTGATATATTAGAAATAATTTAA
- a CDS encoding GrpB family protein, with product MRTKNIIVLPYDNNWVLEFEKIKSELMLVISDYVIYIEHVGSTSIDGMSAKPIIDIDVVIPDYKYFEKVVERLSTIGYEHEGDLGIKDREVFKYTNKPHLMQHHLYVCPENSKELKRHILFRDYLRKHKEDVIRYSKVKEEAALLYPTDIDSYIKYKSPCIEEIYIKCGL from the coding sequence ATGAGAACAAAAAATATTATAGTATTACCATATGATAATAATTGGGTACTTGAATTTGAAAAAATAAAAAGTGAGTTGATGTTAGTTATTAGTGATTATGTTATATATATTGAACATGTTGGAAGTACATCAATTGATGGAATGTCAGCTAAACCTATTATTGATATTGATGTTGTTATCCCTGATTATAAGTATTTTGAAAAAGTGGTTGAGAGATTATCAACTATAGGATATGAGCATGAAGGTGATTTAGGAATTAAGGATAGAGAGGTATTTAAATATACTAATAAACCTCATTTAATGCAACATCATTTATATGTATGTCCTGAAAATTCAAAAGAGCTTAAACGACATATTTTGTTTAGAGATTATTTGCGAAAGCATAAAGAGGATGTTATAAGATATAGCAAAGTAAAAGAAGAAGCAGCTTTGCTTTATCCTACAGATATAGATAGTTATATTAAATATAAAAGTCCATGCATAGAAGAAATATATATAAAATGTGGATTATAA
- a CDS encoding galactose ABC transporter substrate-binding protein, which translates to MKILKKLLIFIMFLIIIMVLPIEISKNNTFANSNFSKKYPVKIGVFLHSSNEYISLVKQNLEAIQKENQDKVEFTFFDAKENQAIQNASIDKALTENFDLLIVNLHTIKLDKVGDTLDKIIKTNIPLILFNEPDENLIKFVRPYGVFIATSGKESGILEGKILVNEWEKHKEVIDKNGDSILQYIMLKGRVGNPLVDERIKYSILTLNEAGIKTEELISVHGEWDKNIAKKAIESLFLKYGNKIEAIISNNDAMAIGAIEALQGYGYNKGDKSMSIPVVGIDGIDAAKDLIQKGFMTGTVIQDPYANAKALYEVGMNLACGKPPLENTNYKFDDKGVVIRLPYKEYKK; encoded by the coding sequence ATGAAGATTTTAAAAAAATTATTAATATTTATTATGTTTTTAATTATAATAATGGTTTTACCAATAGAAATTTCTAAGAATAATACATTTGCTAATTCAAATTTTAGTAAAAAATATCCTGTTAAAATAGGTGTATTTCTACATAGTTCTAATGAATATATTTCTCTTGTAAAACAAAATTTAGAAGCTATTCAAAAAGAAAATCAAGATAAAGTTGAATTTACTTTCTTTGATGCAAAGGAAAATCAGGCTATACAAAATGCAAGCATTGATAAAGCTCTTACAGAAAATTTTGATCTTTTAATTGTAAATTTACATACCATAAAATTAGATAAAGTAGGGGATACTTTAGACAAAATAATTAAGACTAATATACCATTAATTTTATTTAATGAACCGGATGAAAATCTGATAAAATTTGTTAGGCCTTATGGTGTTTTTATAGCAACTTCTGGTAAGGAATCAGGTATTCTAGAGGGAAAAATTCTTGTAAATGAATGGGAGAAGCATAAAGAAGTTATAGATAAAAATGGTGATAGCATATTGCAATATATTATGTTAAAAGGCAGAGTTGGCAATCCATTAGTAGATGAAAGAATAAAGTATTCTATTTTAACACTTAATGAAGCTGGAATAAAAACAGAAGAACTTATATCAGTCCATGGTGAGTGGGATAAAAATATAGCTAAGAAGGCTATTGAATCTTTATTTTTAAAATACGGTAACAAAATTGAAGCAATAATTTCAAATAATGATGCTATGGCAATAGGAGCTATTGAAGCTTTACAGGGATATGGATATAACAAAGGTGACAAATCAATGTCTATTCCAGTTGTTGGAATAGACGGCATAGATGCTGCAAAAGATTTAATACAAAAGGGGTTTATGACAGGTACTGTTATTCAGGATCCTTATGCTAATGCTAAAGCTCTTTATGAGGTTGGAATGAATTTAGCTTGTGGAAAACCTCCTCTTGAGAATACAAATTATAAATTTGATGATAAAGGAGTTGTAATTCGATTGCCGTACAAAGAATATAAAAAGTAA
- a CDS encoding DUF3796 domain-containing protein gives MNFKKHKFLGFLGLISLIGLKGFITENYLWCIFFINFAWFTFFYENSIVYKNNKALA, from the coding sequence ATGAATTTTAAAAAGCATAAATTTTTAGGATTTTTAGGATTAATATCATTAATAGGACTTAAAGGATTCATTACTGAAAATTATTTATGGTGTATATTTTTTATTAACTTTGCATGGTTTACATTTTTTTATGAAAATAGCATAGTATATAAAAATAATAAAGCTTTAGCTTAG
- a CDS encoding response regulator, which yields MIKVLIVEDDPMVALINKTYLEKIQGIKIFGPAIYEKEIIDIIEKEEIDLILLDVFLPEKSGIEILKSLRSKKYIQDVIMITAANSVEELKMSYAYGVVDYLIKPFEFKRFEEAINKYKMKKNILSKKVKVNQEQLDSIFVNTANEVLLPKGLNKRTLDKIISFLKESDNKVWTLREISYELSISNVTIKKYMDYLESINSVWVEMNMGNIGRPEMKYYINL from the coding sequence ATGATAAAGGTTTTAATTGTTGAAGATGATCCAATGGTAGCATTGATAAATAAGACTTATTTAGAAAAAATTCAGGGTATAAAAATTTTTGGACCAGCAATATATGAAAAAGAAATAATAGATATAATAGAAAAAGAAGAGATTGATTTAATATTATTAGATGTATTTTTACCAGAGAAAAGTGGTATAGAAATATTAAAAAGTTTACGAAGTAAAAAATATATTCAAGATGTTATTATGATAACAGCTGCTAATAGTGTAGAAGAATTAAAGATGTCATATGCTTATGGAGTTGTTGATTATTTAATTAAACCATTTGAATTTAAAAGATTTGAAGAAGCGATTAATAAATATAAAATGAAGAAGAATATACTATCTAAGAAAGTTAAAGTAAATCAAGAACAACTAGATTCTATTTTTGTTAATACAGCAAATGAAGTATTATTACCAAAAGGTTTAAATAAAAGAACTTTGGATAAAATTATAAGCTTTTTGAAAGAAAGTGATAATAAGGTTTGGACATTAAGAGAAATATCTTATGAATTAAGTATTAGTAATGTAACTATAAAAAAATATATGGACTATCTTGAAAGTATAAACAGTGTATGGGTTGAAATGAATATGGGTAATATAGGAAGGCCGGAAATGAAGTATTACATAAATTTATAG
- a CDS encoding ATP-binding protein, which yields MKINIKRKITFEKQLIAIALLITSLPLILSYTNLLFSKLEDIENNTKTELQEIANYIGGSDLVKNKLEFRQNDYTIQKYTKDIIRNFKDIDIIVIADITGEKYSHLDENQIGEKFIGKDKKDVLESGEMYYSLMQGSMGKTLRWFQPIYNKDKQVGFVMVGKYYKDIVIINSKIKITYTIQFILILGIAIIASKLLAVKVKKAMHNMEPYEISKLYSEKKIILNTVNEGIIALNKNNEITEINRICYELIDGFDAEKVISKLEKYINSHDEFEMKEFIIQGKKLFISIKSIKNHKEYLGAVITLIDKNNISKLAKEITGVDQVIKNLRANVHEFKNNLYVILGLLQLKKYNDAEEYILKIRQIQKNNSDKFNNIDDYYVRALLLSRELVAKERKITLILTEESFLFENHKIVDSLDLITIIGNLIENAFEACSQSDKNNMFVKISLYEDDKIIEIQVEDNGIEINKDIRESIFNEGISSKGGERGTGLYLVKNRVELYNGKIEIDEFRHSKVFVIIISKGENE from the coding sequence ATGAAGATTAATATAAAAAGGAAAATTACATTTGAAAAACAATTAATTGCTATAGCTTTATTAATAACTTCTTTGCCATTAATTTTATCATATACTAATTTATTATTTTCTAAGTTGGAGGATATTGAAAATAATACCAAAACAGAATTACAAGAAATTGCTAATTATATTGGTGGAAGTGATTTAGTAAAAAATAAGTTGGAATTTAGACAGAATGATTATACAATACAAAAGTATACTAAAGATATTATAAGAAATTTTAAAGATATCGATATAATTGTAATTGCAGATATTACAGGTGAAAAATATTCACATCTTGATGAAAATCAAATTGGTGAAAAATTTATTGGAAAAGATAAAAAAGATGTATTAGAAAGTGGTGAAATGTACTATTCTTTAATGCAAGGATCTATGGGAAAAACTTTAAGGTGGTTTCAACCAATTTATAATAAAGACAAGCAAGTGGGATTTGTTATGGTTGGAAAGTATTACAAAGATATAGTGATAATAAATTCCAAGATAAAAATTACATATACAATACAATTTATTCTTATATTAGGAATAGCAATTATAGCTTCAAAGCTACTTGCAGTTAAAGTAAAAAAAGCTATGCATAATATGGAGCCATATGAAATAAGTAAGCTATATAGTGAAAAAAAGATAATCTTAAATACTGTAAATGAAGGAATAATAGCACTAAATAAGAATAATGAAATAACTGAAATAAATAGAATTTGTTATGAATTAATAGATGGATTTGATGCTGAAAAGGTGATTTCAAAGTTAGAAAAGTATATAAATTCTCATGATGAATTTGAAATGAAGGAATTTATAATACAAGGAAAGAAGCTATTTATAAGTATTAAGAGTATAAAAAATCATAAAGAGTATTTAGGAGCAGTTATTACATTAATAGATAAAAATAATATAAGTAAACTTGCTAAAGAAATAACTGGAGTAGACCAAGTAATTAAAAATCTGAGAGCAAATGTACATGAGTTTAAAAACAATTTATATGTAATCTTAGGATTATTACAGTTGAAAAAGTATAATGATGCAGAAGAATATATTTTGAAAATTAGGCAAATACAAAAGAATAATTCAGATAAATTTAATAATATTGATGATTATTATGTAAGAGCTTTATTGTTAAGTAGAGAGTTAGTAGCTAAAGAAAGAAAAATTACGTTAATTTTAACAGAAGAGTCATTTTTATTTGAAAATCATAAAATTGTAGACTCTTTAGATTTGATAACTATTATAGGTAATTTGATTGAGAATGCTTTTGAAGCTTGTTCACAAAGTGATAAAAATAACATGTTTGTAAAAATTTCATTATATGAAGATGATAAAATTATTGAAATTCAAGTTGAAGATAATGGAATAGAAATAAATAAAGATATAAGAGAAAGTATTTTTAATGAAGGTATATCTTCTAAAGGAGGGGAAAGAGGTACAGGTCTTTATTTAGTAAAAAATAGGGTTGAATTATATAATGGAAAAATAGAGATTGATGAATTTAGACATTCAAAAGTATTTGTTATAATAATTTCTAAAGGAGAAAACGAATGA
- a CDS encoding 2-hydroxyacid dehydrogenase, with amino-acid sequence MVKLVCYGVRETEVPYFEEINKKFGYDIKLVTLGLNHENVKEAIGAEAVMVRGNCMADRQNLELLKANGLKYLLTRTVGFDHVDLEAVKDLDLKCARVPGYSPNAISELAVSLAMMLLRHTAYTVNKTREKNFTVDAFMFSKEIRNCTVAVLGAGRIGLTTAKLFKGLGARVIAYDVYQSDAAKEVVEFMELDELLKQADIISVHMPYIKGVNYHMINDEFIGKMKDGAILVNTARGEVQDIEAIVRGIESGKLGGFGTDVLEGESQIFFKDLKNQELSNEVFEKLISLYPKVLLTPHMGSYTDEALSNMIEFSYENLRDYLNEGTCKNSIA; translated from the coding sequence ATGGTTAAATTAGTTTGTTATGGAGTAAGAGAAACAGAAGTTCCATATTTTGAAGAAATAAATAAAAAATTCGGGTATGATATAAAACTAGTTACATTGGGACTAAATCATGAAAATGTTAAAGAAGCTATTGGTGCTGAAGCTGTCATGGTTAGAGGAAATTGTATGGCAGATAGACAAAATCTAGAATTACTTAAAGCAAATGGACTTAAATATTTATTAACAAGAACTGTAGGTTTTGATCATGTTGATTTAGAGGCAGTTAAGGATTTAGATTTAAAATGTGCTAGAGTACCAGGCTATTCACCAAATGCAATTTCAGAACTTGCAGTTTCACTAGCAATGATGTTATTAAGACACACTGCTTATACAGTAAACAAAACTAGAGAAAAGAATTTTACTGTGGATGCATTTATGTTTAGTAAAGAAATTAGAAATTGTACTGTAGCAGTTTTAGGAGCAGGAAGAATTGGTTTAACAACAGCTAAGTTATTTAAAGGATTAGGAGCAAGAGTTATTGCATATGATGTATATCAAAGTGATGCAGCTAAAGAAGTTGTTGAATTTATGGAATTAGATGAGTTATTAAAACAAGCAGACATTATTTCAGTACATATGCCATACATTAAAGGTGTAAATTATCATATGATTAATGATGAATTTATAGGCAAAATGAAGGATGGAGCTATTTTAGTGAACACAGCTAGAGGGGAAGTTCAAGACATAGAAGCCATTGTTAGAGGAATTGAAAGTGGAAAACTTGGCGGTTTTGGTACTGACGTTTTAGAAGGAGAATCACAAATATTCTTTAAAGATTTAAAAAATCAAGAATTATCTAATGAAGTTTTTGAAAAGTTAATCAGCTTATATCCTAAAGTGTTATTAACACCACATATGGGTTCTTATACAGATGAAGCATTAAGTAACATGATTGAATTTTCATATGAAAATTTAAGAGACTACTTAAATGAAGGAACATGCAAAAATAGCATAGCATAA